The DNA sequence GACCAAGAGAAATCGTCCGTGCTGACATTGACTGTTCTCGCACTGATTTCCAATCCACGATTGATGATGACTCCGACATTTTGACGCGGGTTGTTGTTTACCCCAACGACTCCTGAAACAGGGACTGCCAAGAGGACGTCAGATGCTCGTTTGTGATAGGCATCAACAGTGAAAACCAATCGGTCATTGAAAAGGCCCATATCCAAGCCCAAATCCTGCTGAACCGTGGTTTCCCACCGGAGATTGGTATTGGCCAATTGGGAAAAAGCAACCCCTGAAACCAATTCACCCCCATAGCTATAGGTAACTGTGTTCAACAAGCCAATCGAGCTGTAAGGAGGAATCCCCTGATTTCCAGTCGCGCCAATTGAGTAGCGAAGCTTGAGTTCTGAGAATACGTTGGACTTTCTCAAGAATTTTTCGCGATCGATTTTCCATGCAAATGCTGCGGAAGGGAAAAAAGCGTATTTGCTTCCTGCCGGGAATTTGGATGATCCATCCAGACGCGCATTCAAGGTAACCAAGTATTTTCGGGCGAAATTATAGTTGATTCTACCCAAATAGGAATCCAATGCGAAATCAGTCAGATTGATTTGCGGGGTGATCAATTCTGTACCAGCGCCGATGTCGTAGACCCCCAAGTTGTCAAATTCAAACCCTTGGTTTCGCACCCGTAGCACTCTCCGCTGGTTTTGCTCAAAGGTGTGCCCAACGACAGCTTGAATATTGTGCTTATTGATGCGGGTTCTATATCGAATCAAATTCTCCACCAAATAGTTGCTGACATCTGTATGGATGATATTGGCGATCCCATTCAATCGAAAGCCGGCACGTGTGGTATATCGAGGGTAATACACATCCTCGATATTTTTGACGGAAGTTCCGCCCAATCGCATCGTCACCTCTAACCCATCCAAGATCTCGTACCTCAGATTGATATTTCCGGTCATGCGGGTATTCTGCTGATTTCTGGTGCTGGTAGTAGCAAACAGCAAGGGATTGGATTCTAGCCCAATTTCATCTTCCAAGAATTCGTCATCGAGCAGTACATCATCGGGTCCGATAGCTGGCCAGGTATTGTATGCCTTCCAAATCACCCCTGTGTAGTCATTGTTAGGGCCCCCTCCAGAGGCAATCGCTCCTGATTTTTCACTTCTAGAAAAGTTGAGACGCGTACTCATTTTGAGCTTCCCCATGTTGGAGTTTAGGTTCACTTGGCCTGAGTACCGTTGAAAGTCGCTATTGACGATGACTCCCTCCTGATCGAAATATCCCAAAGATGCGAAGAAGGTGGTCTTATTGGCGCCTCCTCGAAAATTGATCTGATGTCTCATGATGGACGCGGCATCTCTCGTTACCTCATCTTCCCAGTTGGTTCCACCTTCGACAAAAGGAATAGAATCTGGATGGACATAGTATCTCAGCGTGGAATCCTTGAAGAGTCCATCATTGGAATCTAGGGCATAGCGATACCGGTAAAACCCTTCAGAATCAATCAAATCGGTAGGTCGAGTACGCCAAGAGGTTCCGATAGATCCCGTGTAGCTCATTTGCAGGGCGCCTTCTTGACCCGATTTGGTGGTGATGAGTACCACGCCATTTGCGCCCCGTGAGCCATAAATGGCGGTAGCAGATGCGTCTTTCAGCACCTCAATTGACTCGATGTCATTGGGATTGAGGCCTGCAAGAGGATCGCTTGTGATTTCGCCAACCAAGCTGTTGTCCGTTTCTCCTACGAGATTGTCCTTTTGAAGCGGTACGCCATCAAGCACGTAGAGCGGCTCACTATTCCCATTGATCGTACCGATTCCTCGGACATTCACCGAAAATCCCCCTCCCGGCTCGCCATCGGTAGTAGTCACTTTGACTCCTGCCAATCGGCCTTGCAGCGCGTTCTCTAGGGCAGTACCCGTAGACTTCATGATTTCATCTCCCTTGACGCTGGTCACCGAGCCCGTCAAGTCAGACTTTCTCTCGGTTCCGTAGCCAATCACCACGATCTCGTCTAGCTGCTCTATATCTTCTTCCATTTCGAGGTCAATGGTCGTGCGGCCATTGACGGAGATGGATTCTTCACGAAATCCAAAATATCTAAACAACAAAACGCTGTTTTCCTGAACCGTAATTCTGTATGTGCCGTCGTCATCACTCAAGGCACCATTGATATTATCCCCTTTCTCCAAAATGGTCACCCCAGGTAAGGGTTGCCCACCTTCTGAAGTAACACGGCCCGTCACTTGGATCTGGGCTTGGGCGGTAAAGGATAAAAATATCAACCCCCATAGATACAAGACCCGATGCCTTAATATCCGAGTCGCAATAGTAGGTAGCTTCATAATGTGGAAGAATTTTGTTGAGTTTCTAATGGACATCAAGCTCGAGAAAGGCACAAAGTATCCATTGTAGAATTGTCCGATTTTATGAGAATTAGGT is a window from the Pontibacter sp. G13 genome containing:
- a CDS encoding TonB-dependent receptor yields the protein MKLPTIATRILRHRVLYLWGLIFLSFTAQAQIQVTGRVTSEGGQPLPGVTILEKGDNINGALSDDDGTYRITVQENSVLLFRYFGFREESISVNGRTTIDLEMEEDIEQLDEIVVIGYGTERKSDLTGSVTSVKGDEIMKSTGTALENALQGRLAGVKVTTTDGEPGGGFSVNVRGIGTINGNSEPLYVLDGVPLQKDNLVGETDNSLVGEITSDPLAGLNPNDIESIEVLKDASATAIYGSRGANGVVLITTKSGQEGALQMSYTGSIGTSWRTRPTDLIDSEGFYRYRYALDSNDGLFKDSTLRYYVHPDSIPFVEGGTNWEDEVTRDAASIMRHQINFRGGANKTTFFASLGYFDQEGVIVNSDFQRYSGQVNLNSNMGKLKMSTRLNFSRSEKSGAIASGGGPNNDYTGVIWKAYNTWPAIGPDDVLLDDEFLEDEIGLESNPLLFATTSTRNQQNTRMTGNINLRYEILDGLEVTMRLGGTSVKNIEDVYYPRYTTRAGFRLNGIANIIHTDVSNYLVENLIRYRTRINKHNIQAVVGHTFEQNQRRVLRVRNQGFEFDNLGVYDIGAGTELITPQINLTDFALDSYLGRINYNFARKYLVTLNARLDGSSKFPAGSKYAFFPSAAFAWKIDREKFLRKSNVFSELKLRYSIGATGNQGIPPYSSIGLLNTVTYSYGGELVSGVAFSQLANTNLRWETTVQQDLGLDMGLFNDRLVFTVDAYHKRASDVLLAVPVSGVVGVNNNPRQNVGVIINRGLEISARTVNVSTDDFSWSTNFNISFIRNELADLGALGAFNVGIGSGQFGDMVRYETGEEIGNFYGLQTDGIIRSEEELANAPFYEGISVGNWNFVDQNGDSLINQEDRVIIGNSQSDFFGGITNRFSYKGIDLSIFFEYAVGHDIYNTNRTRLQRYDEPGGTRTNDMLERTFFPEDVVTPNGTVIFPANPDGDLPMIGRQDRNVTYDEFVEDGSYIRLQNITLTYTLPFAKAMRVSDIKLGVNANNIFVWTNYSGFDPDVNIARANGLVRGVDWSPYPRNRNIMGTIQVNF